From the Candidatus Micrarchaeia archaeon genome, one window contains:
- the thsB gene encoding thermosome subunit beta, translated as MTTNVENQQNMLLPEGSNRVLGRDAQRINIYVAFAVANAVRTSLGPRGMDKMLVSELGDVVITNDGATILEEMNIDHPAAKIIIEIAKTQDKEVGDGTTTAVMLAGALLKNAGELLDQNIHPSIITRGYKLTATKAAEILNKVGNKITIKDKDKLREIATISMNSKNVGLGDAQDYLANLVVDAVIKVAEEKDGKYIIDHDLIKIEKKPGEYVGSTRLIQGVLIDKEIVHSGMPKLINNAKIALIDAALEIDKTEIDAKIEITSPEQMQQFLTQEEKMLKDMVIKIKKTGANVVFCQKGIDDLAQHFLAKEGIIAVRRVKKSDIEKLERATHARVASSLDDLSETDLGNAGKVEERKIAGDAMVFIEDCKDAKSVTIFARAGTEHVVDEVERAIVDAIGAVSSAIEDGSYVLGGGSIEIELAQRLREYAIEIGGREQLAIQAFADALEIIPRTLAESAGMDAIDALVSLRSKHKNGEGTAFGVDVFSAKVEDMNKKGIIEPTRVKRQAISAATEAANMILRIDDIISSKGRSGGGMPPGGMPPM; from the coding sequence ATGACTACAAATGTAGAAAATCAACAAAATATGTTATTGCCTGAAGGTTCAAATCGGGTATTGGGTAGAGATGCACAAAGAATTAATATTTATGTTGCATTTGCAGTAGCGAATGCAGTTAGAACTAGTTTAGGACCTAGAGGCATGGATAAGATGCTTGTTTCTGAATTAGGTGATGTAGTAATTACAAATGATGGAGCAACTATTTTGGAAGAAATGAATATCGACCACCCAGCTGCTAAAATTATAATTGAAATAGCAAAAACACAAGATAAAGAAGTTGGGGATGGAACAACAACAGCAGTAATGCTTGCCGGTGCTTTGTTAAAAAATGCAGGTGAATTATTAGACCAAAATATTCATCCAAGTATAATTACTAGGGGATATAAATTAACAGCAACAAAAGCAGCAGAGATACTTAATAAAGTAGGAAATAAAATTACAATAAAAGATAAAGATAAATTAAGAGAAATTGCTACTATCTCAATGAATTCTAAAAACGTAGGTTTAGGAGATGCACAAGATTATTTAGCAAATTTAGTAGTGGATGCAGTAATAAAAGTTGCAGAAGAAAAAGATGGAAAATATATTATAGATCATGATTTAATTAAAATAGAAAAGAAACCTGGTGAATATGTAGGTTCAACACGATTAATTCAAGGAGTATTAATTGATAAAGAAATAGTTCATTCAGGTATGCCAAAACTGATAAATAATGCTAAAATTGCTTTAATAGATGCAGCATTAGAGATTGATAAAACTGAAATTGATGCAAAAATTGAAATTACTTCTCCAGAACAAATGCAGCAGTTCCTTACACAAGAAGAAAAAATGTTAAAAGATATGGTAATTAAAATCAAAAAAACAGGAGCTAATGTTGTTTTCTGTCAAAAAGGTATTGATGATTTAGCACAGCACTTTTTAGCAAAAGAAGGAATTATTGCAGTTAGAAGAGTTAAAAAATCTGATATAGAAAAATTAGAAAGAGCTACACATGCAAGAGTAGCATCTTCATTAGATGACTTATCTGAAACAGACTTGGGAAATGCAGGTAAAGTTGAAGAAAGAAAAATAGCAGGAGATGCAATGGTATTTATAGAAGATTGCAAAGATGCAAAATCAGTTACTATTTTTGCAAGAGCAGGAACAGAGCATGTTGTTGATGAAGTAGAAAGGGCAATTGTAGATGCCATAGGGGCAGTTTCTTCTGCAATAGAAGATGGATCCTATGTATTAGGTGGGGGTTCAATCGAAATTGAATTAGCTCAAAGATTAAGAGAATATGCAATAGAAATTGGTGGTAGAGAACAATTAGCAATTCAGGCATTTGCTGACGCACTTGAAATTATACCAAGAACCTTAGCTGAATCAGCAGGTATGGATGCAATAGATGCATTAGTTTCCTTAAGGTCAAAACACAAAAATGGCGAAGGAACTGCTTTTGGTGTTGATGTTTTTTCAGCAAAAGTGGAAGACATGAATAAAAAAGGGATAATAGAACCTACAAGAGTTAAAAGACAAGCAATTTCAGCAGCAACAGAAGCAGCAAATATGATATTAAGAATTGATGATATTATAAGTTCTAAAGGTAGATCTGGTGGAGGAATGCCGCCAGGTGGAATGCCCCCTATGTAA
- the thiI gene encoding tRNA uracil 4-sulfurtransferase ThiI: protein MYDSIIIHYGEIALKGKNKSYFEDILIKNIKEKIQEKITKYRGYFEIKLTETSNKEELVNSLKTIFGIENFSFCYISKTDVEEIEKNTLSLIKSKKGTFKIKTKRIDKTFPYESPVFNRKLGEYLEKKGGIAELDSPDYYLYINIQKEKTYLYTEKYYGLGGLPVGVSGKCVCLFSGGIDSPVSAYKMMKRGCKITLVHFYRTSSIDKKIYDLIEILKVYDPHIEFMPINFKQIQDKIIMEVSSKYRLLIYRRFMFRLAYEVAKKHKANCLCTGENLGQVASQTMKNMFVCAEPIANKILVCRPLLCMDKKEIIQEAHKIGTYLISILPYEECCSFLISEHPETYARLSDILEYEENLEVEKLVKETII, encoded by the coding sequence ATGTATGATTCAATAATTATTCATTATGGTGAAATAGCTCTTAAAGGAAAAAATAAATCCTATTTTGAAGATATTTTGATTAAAAATATTAAAGAAAAAATACAAGAAAAAATAACAAAATACCGAGGTTATTTTGAAATTAAATTAACAGAAACTTCAAATAAAGAAGAATTAGTAAATTCATTAAAAACAATTTTTGGTATAGAAAATTTTTCCTTTTGTTATATTTCAAAAACAGATGTTGAAGAAATAGAAAAAAATACATTATCTTTAATAAAATCAAAAAAAGGAACTTTTAAAATAAAAACAAAAAGAATTGATAAAACTTTTCCTTATGAATCCCCAGTTTTTAATAGAAAATTAGGAGAATATTTAGAAAAAAAAGGAGGAATTGCAGAATTAGATTCTCCAGATTATTATTTATATATAAATATCCAAAAAGAAAAAACGTATTTATATACAGAAAAATATTATGGATTGGGTGGATTACCAGTTGGTGTTTCAGGAAAATGTGTATGTTTATTTTCTGGAGGTATTGATTCTCCCGTATCTGCATATAAAATGATGAAAAGAGGTTGCAAAATTACATTAGTTCATTTTTATAGAACTTCTAGTATTGATAAAAAGATATATGATCTTATTGAAATACTTAAAGTATATGATCCACACATAGAATTTATGCCTATTAATTTTAAGCAAATACAAGATAAAATAATAATGGAAGTTTCGTCTAAATATAGATTATTAATTTATAGGCGTTTTATGTTTAGATTAGCTTATGAAGTGGCTAAAAAACACAAAGCAAATTGTTTGTGTACTGGCGAAAACTTGGGCCAGGTTGCATCTCAAACTATGAAAAATATGTTTGTATGCGCAGAACCAATAGCAAATAAAATACTTGTATGCAGGCCATTATTATGTATGGATAAAAAAGAAATAATTCAAGAAGCGCATAAAATAGGAACATATTTGATTTCAATACTGCCTTATGAAGAATGCTGTTCTTTTTTAATTTCAGAACATCCAGAAACTTATGCGCGATTAAGTGATATTTTAGAATATGAAGAAAATTTAGAAGTAGAAAAATTAGTAAAAGAAACAATAATATAA
- the rnhB gene encoding ribonuclease HII, translated as MISGCDEAGKGCVLGPLVLSITLINDNKLIENLGLKDSKLLNPKKREELDKEIRKYCKIYSYAITAQELNQLMEKYSLNEIEAMKIAHLIEQAYKEGNKLNTLYIDSPDHIASNFSKRVYKYLKPKIKKEVILISEHKADFKYPIVSAASIISKVMRDAEIERIKQELNYDFNSGYTSDKKTIEFLENNHSRPEVKKYIREHWETYKRLKESTKQKKLV; from the coding sequence ATGATATCTGGTTGTGATGAGGCTGGGAAGGGCTGTGTCCTAGGACCTTTAGTATTATCAATAACATTAATAAATGATAATAAACTTATTGAAAATCTTGGGCTAAAAGATTCTAAACTCCTTAATCCAAAAAAAAGAGAAGAACTTGATAAAGAAATAAGAAAATATTGTAAAATATACTCATATGCTATAACTGCACAGGAATTAAATCAATTAATGGAAAAATATAGTTTAAATGAAATTGAAGCTATGAAAATAGCACATTTAATTGAACAAGCATATAAAGAAGGCAATAAACTAAACACATTATATATAGATTCACCAGATCATATTGCATCTAATTTTTCAAAAAGAGTATATAAATATTTAAAACCAAAAATAAAAAAAGAAGTAATTCTTATTTCAGAACACAAAGCAGATTTTAAATATCCTATTGTATCTGCTGCTTCTATTATTTCAAAAGTAATGCGCGATGCTGAAATAGAGCGCATTAAACAAGAGTTAAATTATGATTTTAATTCAGGATATACAAGTGATAAAAAAACAATTGAATTTCTAGAAAATAATCATTCAAGACCAGAAGTTAAAAAATATATAAGAGAGCATTGGGAAACATATAAAAGATTAAAAGAAAGCACAAAACAGAAAAAATTAGTCTAA
- a CDS encoding PRC-barrel domain-containing protein, protein MAKLIIAKQLAGKRIVSGDGEELGKLIDLTVEEATGKLSELMIEPNPDSITVRQLKRSDGLVLVPYSAVLAVSDFIIIDKRAMGNRGSSSILEGYD, encoded by the coding sequence ATGGCTAAACTGATCATTGCAAAACAATTGGCAGGAAAAAGAATAGTATCTGGAGATGGAGAAGAATTAGGAAAATTAATTGACTTAACAGTAGAAGAAGCAACAGGAAAATTATCAGAATTAATGATTGAACCAAATCCTGACAGCATAACTGTAAGACAATTAAAAAGAAGTGATGGATTAGTACTAGTACCCTATTCTGCTGTATTAGCAGTAAGCGATTTTATAATTATTGATAAAAGAGCTATGGGTAATAGAGGATCCTCTTCTATTTTAGAAGGATACGATTAA